The proteins below come from a single Arthrobacter sp. B1I2 genomic window:
- the dhaL gene encoding dihydroxyacetone kinase subunit DhaL, with product MVLDVNWAVKWLTLCAQAMAEHRVELIELDRAIGDSDHGENMDRGFQAVLAKLGEAAPETPGAALKMTAMTLMSKVGGAAGPLYGTAFLRAATALGDAAEIDPAAWAGALEAARDGIVARGKAEPGDKTMVDAWTPAVDAARAAADGGSSDVLDVLVAAAEAAEAGAVATDPLIARKGRASYLGERSAGHRDPGAVSSALILRAAVGAAA from the coding sequence GTGGTCCTGGACGTCAACTGGGCCGTGAAATGGCTGACCCTTTGCGCACAGGCCATGGCTGAACACCGCGTGGAACTCATTGAACTGGACCGCGCCATCGGGGACTCGGACCACGGCGAGAACATGGACCGCGGCTTCCAGGCCGTCCTGGCCAAGCTCGGCGAAGCCGCCCCGGAGACGCCCGGGGCGGCGTTGAAGATGACCGCCATGACCCTGATGTCCAAAGTGGGTGGAGCTGCCGGCCCCCTTTACGGCACCGCGTTCCTTCGCGCCGCCACCGCCCTCGGCGATGCCGCTGAGATCGATCCGGCCGCCTGGGCCGGTGCCCTGGAGGCCGCGCGGGACGGGATCGTGGCGCGGGGGAAGGCGGAGCCCGGGGATAAGACGATGGTGGATGCGTGGACGCCGGCAGTTGATGCTGCCCGGGCCGCGGCCGACGGCGGCAGTTCGGATGTCCTTGATGTCCTGGTGGCGGCCGCCGAGGCTGCCGAGGCTGGTGCCGTGGCCACCGATCCCCTTATCGCACGGAAAGGCCGGGCCAGCTACCTTGGCGAACGCAGCGCCGGCCACCGGGATCCCGGTGCCGTCTCCAGCGCGCTGATCCTGCGCGCGGCAGTTGGGGCAGCTGCGTGA
- the dhaM gene encoding dihydroxyacetone kinase phosphoryl donor subunit DhaM: MTVSIVVVSHSEKIADGAVELAAQMAPDVVILPAGGTDDGRIGTSLEKVLAALEQAAAQDSAHNSAQAGGDGTVVLTDLGSAVMTAESALEFLENSAGVLLADAPLVEGLVAAAVAAQGGADVQGVREAAEAARGPAHQPGPADAEPGTGPVSSPAPDFTGDFELVNQAGMHARPAAKVAGGLASLGAEVTINGVDGASMTGLMTLGAGKGTVLHVEAWGADAQQAVEYVGGLVQAGFGEP, encoded by the coding sequence GTGACCGTAAGCATCGTGGTGGTGTCCCACAGCGAAAAGATCGCCGACGGCGCCGTGGAGCTTGCCGCCCAGATGGCGCCGGACGTCGTGATCCTGCCCGCCGGCGGCACCGACGACGGCAGGATCGGCACCAGCCTGGAGAAAGTCCTCGCCGCCCTTGAACAGGCCGCTGCACAGGACAGCGCGCACAACAGCGCGCAGGCCGGCGGGGACGGCACGGTGGTCCTTACGGACCTGGGATCAGCGGTGATGACCGCCGAATCGGCGCTGGAGTTCCTGGAGAATTCCGCCGGCGTCCTGCTCGCCGACGCGCCGCTGGTGGAAGGCCTGGTGGCCGCGGCGGTCGCCGCGCAGGGCGGAGCCGACGTGCAAGGGGTCCGTGAGGCGGCTGAAGCCGCACGGGGTCCGGCCCACCAACCCGGGCCCGCAGATGCGGAACCGGGTACTGGGCCGGTCAGCAGCCCTGCCCCCGATTTCACCGGCGACTTTGAGCTGGTCAACCAGGCCGGCATGCACGCACGGCCTGCAGCGAAAGTCGCAGGGGGGCTCGCTTCGCTTGGCGCCGAGGTCACCATCAACGGGGTGGATGGCGCGTCCATGACGGGACTGATGACCCTCGGCGCCGGCAAGGGCACGGTTCTGCACGTGGAAGCGTGGGGCGCGGATGCGCAACAGGCAGTGGAGTATGTTGGCGGGCTGGTGCAGGCCGGCTTCGGCGAGCCCTAA
- a CDS encoding DUF3592 domain-containing protein — translation MKTILYVVWALFVAAAIFSLVHAARRTRRQGQLMADWPKAQATVTGSTTGWTSGVGGASRNLRYYPTYQFTDPHGSLFMGKSEISGVEQPVPGSLIEVAYNPQNPNESLQVSAEPRTAMGCLIPFFAVFAIALFWFIGIFPLG, via the coding sequence ATGAAAACCATTCTGTACGTCGTTTGGGCGCTGTTTGTTGCCGCCGCGATATTCTCGCTGGTCCATGCGGCCCGCAGGACCAGGCGCCAGGGACAGCTGATGGCGGACTGGCCCAAGGCGCAGGCCACCGTCACCGGCAGCACCACCGGCTGGACCAGCGGCGTGGGCGGCGCCAGCCGGAACCTCCGTTACTACCCCACGTACCAGTTCACTGATCCGCATGGCAGCCTTTTCATGGGCAAGTCCGAGATCTCCGGCGTAGAGCAGCCGGTGCCGGGGTCGCTGATCGAGGTGGCCTACAACCCGCAGAACCCCAACGAATCCCTCCAGGTTTCCGCAGAGCCGCGCACCGCCATGGGTTGCCTGATTCCGTTTTTCGCGGTCTTTGCCATTGCGCTGTTCTGGTTCATTGGCATCTTCCCGCTGGGTTAG
- the lysS gene encoding lysine--tRNA ligase: protein MIVTSQNTPAPKNAPEPVDASEQMRIRMEKRAKLLERGTEAYPVGVERTHSLAEIREKYAHLEADDTTGDIVGVTGRVVFIRNTGKLCFATLQEGGTDGKGTRLQAMLSLANIGEEALADWKALVDLGDHVFIKGEVISSRRGELSIMAESWSMASKALRPLPVLHADLNEETRVRQRYVDLMVRDEAREMVYTRAAITRSIRETLFRHRYVEVETPILNLVHGGALARPFETHMNAFDQKMTLRIATELYLKRAVVGGIDRVYDMGRVFRNEGVDSTHSPEFTTLECYEAWADQFVMAERIKEIILDAADAVGAGRVLQTEAGEINLDGEWAWLAVYPGLSDAVGQEITPDTPAVVLREIAEKHDVKVDPKWDAEKLAVELFGEIVEPTLLNPTFVYDYPPSAQPLARPHREDGRLIEAWDLIIGGMERGTAFSELIDPVIQRERLTEQSLHAAAGDVEAMQLDEDFLRALEYGAPPMGGIGLGIDRLVMLFTGAGIRETILFPLLKPEGH, encoded by the coding sequence ATGATTGTGACTTCCCAAAACACCCCCGCGCCCAAGAACGCCCCAGAGCCCGTCGATGCCAGCGAGCAGATGCGGATCCGCATGGAAAAGCGTGCCAAACTCCTTGAGCGCGGCACCGAGGCGTACCCCGTGGGTGTGGAGCGGACGCATTCCCTCGCCGAGATCCGGGAAAAGTACGCCCACCTCGAGGCGGACGACACCACCGGCGACATCGTAGGCGTCACCGGACGCGTGGTCTTCATCCGCAACACCGGCAAGCTCTGCTTCGCCACCCTGCAGGAAGGCGGCACCGACGGCAAGGGAACGCGGCTGCAGGCCATGCTGAGCCTGGCCAACATCGGCGAAGAAGCGCTCGCCGACTGGAAGGCCCTGGTTGACCTCGGCGACCACGTGTTCATCAAGGGCGAGGTCATCTCTTCCCGCCGCGGCGAGCTGTCCATCATGGCTGAATCCTGGTCCATGGCCTCCAAGGCCCTGCGCCCGCTTCCGGTGCTGCACGCGGACCTGAACGAGGAAACCCGTGTCCGCCAGCGCTACGTTGACCTGATGGTCCGCGATGAAGCGCGCGAGATGGTCTACACGCGTGCGGCCATCACCCGCTCCATCCGCGAAACGCTGTTCCGGCACCGCTACGTCGAAGTCGAAACACCCATCCTGAACCTGGTCCACGGCGGCGCCCTGGCCCGGCCGTTCGAGACCCACATGAACGCGTTTGACCAGAAGATGACCCTGCGCATCGCCACCGAGTTGTACCTCAAGCGCGCCGTGGTGGGCGGAATCGACCGCGTCTACGACATGGGGCGCGTGTTCCGCAACGAGGGCGTGGACTCCACCCACAGCCCCGAATTCACCACCCTTGAGTGCTACGAGGCCTGGGCAGACCAGTTCGTCATGGCCGAGCGGATCAAGGAGATCATCCTCGACGCCGCCGACGCCGTGGGTGCCGGCCGCGTGCTGCAGACCGAGGCGGGGGAGATCAACCTCGACGGCGAGTGGGCCTGGCTGGCCGTCTACCCCGGACTTTCCGACGCCGTTGGGCAGGAGATCACGCCGGACACGCCTGCTGTGGTTCTTCGCGAAATCGCGGAAAAGCATGATGTCAAGGTGGACCCCAAGTGGGATGCGGAAAAGCTGGCGGTGGAACTCTTCGGCGAAATCGTGGAGCCCACCCTGCTCAACCCCACCTTCGTCTACGACTACCCGCCCTCCGCCCAGCCGCTGGCCCGCCCGCACCGCGAGGACGGCCGGCTGATCGAGGCCTGGGACTTGATCATCGGCGGCATGGAGCGCGGTACCGCCTTCTCCGAGCTGATCGACCCCGTCATCCAGCGCGAACGGCTGACCGAGCAGTCCCTGCATGCGGCCGCCGGCGACGTGGAGGCCATGCAGCTTGACGAGGACTTCCTGCGGGCCCTGGAATACGGCGCCCCGCCCATGGGCGGCATCGGCCTGGGCATCGACCGGCTGGTGATGCTCTTCACCGGGGCCGGTATCCGCGAAACCATCCTGTTCCCCCTGCTGAAGCCCGAAGGGCACTGA
- a CDS encoding ATP-dependent Clp protease ATP-binding subunit, producing the protein MFERFTDRARRVVVLAQEEARMLNHNYIGTEHILLGLIHEGEGVAAKALESLSISLDGVREQVQEIIGQGQQAPSGHIPFTPRAKKVLELSLREALQLGHNYIGTEHILLGLIREGEGVAAQVLVKLGADLNRVRQQVIQLLSGYQGKETTGAGVGGGQPEGAPAGSVVLDQFGRNLTQAARENKLDPVIGREQEMERVMQVLSRRTKNNPVLIGEPGVGKTAVVEGLAQAIVRGDVPETIRDKQLYTLDLGSLVAGSRYRGDFEERLKKVLKEIRTRGDIILFIDEIHTLVGAGAAEGAIDAASILKPMLARGELQTIGATTLDEYRKHIEKDAALERRFQPIQVKEPSVAHAIEILKGLRDRYEAHHRVTITDGALASAASLSERYISDRFLPDKAIDLIDEAGARLRIRRMTAPPELKAMDERIAKLKMEKESAIDAQDFEGAASLRDKEQKMISERAEKERHWKSGGMDDISEVDEDLIAEVLANSTGIPVFKLTEEESSRLLKMEDELHKRVVGQNEAIRSLSQAIRRTRAGLKDPKRPGGSFIFAGPTGVGKTELAKALAEFLFGEEDALITLDMSEYSEKHTVSRLFGAPPGYVGYEEGGQLTEKVRRRPFSVVLFDEVEKAHADLFNSLLQILEDGRLTDSQGRVVDFKNTVIIMTTNLGTRDISKSVATGFQSGTDTQTGYNRMRARVTEELKQHFRPEFLNRVDDVVVFPQLTQDEIIEIVDMFVNRLEKRLKDKDMGIELTPAAKVLLATRGYDPAMGARPLRRTIQREIEDQLSEKILFGEIHAGDIVVVDVEGEGDDAKFTFAGNAKPRIPEIAPSV; encoded by the coding sequence ATGTTTGAGCGATTTACGGACCGTGCCCGTCGCGTAGTTGTGCTTGCCCAAGAAGAGGCACGCATGCTGAACCACAATTACATCGGTACCGAACACATCCTCTTGGGTTTGATCCATGAGGGTGAGGGCGTTGCCGCCAAAGCTCTTGAGTCCTTGAGCATTTCGCTCGACGGCGTTCGCGAGCAGGTGCAGGAGATCATCGGGCAGGGCCAGCAGGCTCCCTCCGGTCACATCCCCTTCACCCCCCGCGCCAAGAAGGTGCTGGAGCTCTCGCTGCGCGAAGCACTCCAGCTGGGCCACAACTACATCGGCACGGAGCACATCCTGCTCGGCCTCATCCGCGAGGGTGAGGGCGTCGCCGCCCAGGTGCTGGTCAAGCTTGGTGCCGACCTCAACCGGGTCCGCCAGCAGGTCATCCAGCTCCTTTCCGGATACCAGGGCAAGGAAACCACCGGCGCAGGCGTCGGCGGCGGACAGCCCGAGGGCGCACCGGCCGGTTCCGTGGTGCTGGACCAGTTCGGCCGCAACCTGACGCAGGCTGCGCGCGAGAACAAGCTGGACCCTGTCATTGGCCGCGAGCAGGAAATGGAACGCGTCATGCAGGTCCTTTCCCGCCGCACCAAGAACAACCCCGTCCTCATCGGTGAGCCCGGCGTCGGCAAGACGGCCGTCGTCGAAGGGCTGGCCCAGGCAATCGTGCGCGGCGATGTCCCGGAGACCATCCGCGACAAGCAGCTCTACACCCTGGACCTTGGTTCCCTGGTGGCAGGCTCCCGTTACCGCGGTGACTTCGAAGAGCGCCTCAAGAAGGTCCTCAAGGAGATCCGCACCCGCGGTGACATCATCCTGTTCATCGACGAGATCCACACCCTGGTGGGTGCCGGTGCCGCCGAAGGTGCCATCGACGCGGCCTCGATCCTGAAGCCCATGCTGGCCCGCGGCGAGCTGCAGACCATCGGCGCCACCACGCTGGATGAGTACCGCAAGCACATCGAGAAGGACGCCGCGCTGGAGCGCCGCTTCCAGCCGATCCAGGTCAAGGAACCCTCCGTGGCACACGCCATTGAGATTCTCAAGGGCCTGCGCGACCGGTACGAGGCACACCACCGCGTCACCATCACCGATGGCGCCCTGGCTTCCGCTGCCAGCCTGTCCGAGCGCTACATCTCGGACCGCTTCCTGCCGGACAAGGCGATCGACCTGATCGACGAAGCCGGGGCCCGGCTGCGCATCCGCCGCATGACCGCTCCGCCGGAGCTCAAGGCCATGGATGAGCGCATCGCCAAGCTGAAGATGGAGAAGGAATCCGCCATCGACGCGCAGGACTTCGAAGGCGCCGCTTCGCTCCGCGACAAGGAACAGAAGATGATTTCCGAGCGCGCGGAGAAGGAACGCCACTGGAAGTCCGGCGGCATGGACGACATCTCCGAGGTGGATGAGGATCTCATCGCCGAGGTGCTGGCCAACTCCACCGGCATCCCCGTCTTCAAGCTGACCGAGGAAGAGTCCTCGCGCCTGCTCAAGATGGAAGATGAACTGCACAAGCGCGTGGTGGGCCAGAACGAGGCAATCAGGTCCCTGTCCCAGGCCATCCGGCGCACCCGTGCAGGACTCAAGGACCCCAAGCGCCCCGGTGGCTCGTTCATCTTCGCCGGCCCCACCGGCGTCGGCAAGACCGAGCTCGCCAAGGCACTCGCGGAGTTCCTGTTCGGTGAAGAGGACGCCCTCATCACGCTGGACATGTCCGAGTACTCCGAGAAGCACACCGTCTCGCGGCTCTTCGGGGCCCCTCCGGGCTACGTGGGCTACGAAGAGGGTGGCCAGCTGACCGAGAAGGTCCGCCGCCGTCCGTTCTCCGTGGTCCTGTTCGACGAAGTGGAAAAGGCCCACGCGGACCTCTTCAACTCGCTGCTGCAGATCCTGGAAGACGGCCGCCTGACCGACTCCCAGGGCCGTGTGGTGGACTTCAAGAACACCGTGATCATCATGACCACCAACCTGGGTACCAGGGACATCTCCAAGAGTGTGGCCACCGGCTTCCAGTCCGGCACCGACACGCAGACCGGCTACAACCGCATGCGTGCACGTGTGACCGAGGAGCTCAAGCAGCACTTCCGGCCCGAGTTCCTGAACCGCGTGGATGACGTTGTGGTGTTCCCGCAGCTCACCCAGGACGAGATCATCGAGATCGTGGACATGTTCGTCAACCGCCTGGAGAAGCGCCTCAAGGACAAGGACATGGGCATCGAGCTCACGCCGGCCGCCAAGGTGCTCCTGGCAACGCGAGGTTACGATCCCGCCATGGGTGCGCGGCCGCTGCGCCGCACCATCCAGCGTGAGATCGAGGACCAGCTCTCCGAGAAGATCCTCTTCGGCGAGATCCACGCCGGCGACATCGTCGTAGTGGATGTGGAAGGCGAAGGCGACGACGCGAAGTTCACCTTCGCCGGCAACGCCAAGCCGCGCATCCCGGAGATCGCCCCGAGCGTCTAG
- a CDS encoding histone-like nucleoid-structuring protein Lsr2 produces MAQKVNIILVDDLDGGSADENVKFGLDGVNYEIDLSASNAAELRSSLERFVTAARKASGAGRAAQRAKAPTGGRSHDSAQIRQWARDNGYTVNSRGRIQAEIQEAYQKANS; encoded by the coding sequence ATGGCACAGAAAGTAAACATCATCCTCGTTGATGATCTGGATGGGGGATCCGCAGACGAGAATGTTAAGTTTGGCCTCGACGGGGTCAACTACGAGATTGACCTGTCGGCATCCAATGCCGCTGAACTTCGCTCTTCACTGGAGAGGTTCGTCACTGCTGCACGCAAGGCATCCGGCGCAGGCCGCGCGGCCCAGCGGGCCAAGGCGCCAACCGGCGGACGCAGCCACGATTCGGCGCAAATCCGGCAATGGGCGCGGGATAACGGCTACACCGTTAACAGCCGCGGCCGAATTCAGGCCGAAATCCAGGAAGCCTACCAAAAGGCAAATTCCTAG
- a CDS encoding amino-acid N-acetyltransferase produces the protein MASVTDSFHIRPARTSDVSAIKKLVAPLAEERILMAKETVAYYESLQEFRIAESSDGDVIGCGALHVMWEDLAEIRTLAASGQWRGKGVGHVLVESLLEEARALGVARVFCLTFEVDFFKRHGFEVMADQSAVDPEVYSELLRSHDEGVAEFLDLARVKPNTLGNTRMIRTL, from the coding sequence ATGGCTTCTGTGACCGACTCCTTCCACATCCGCCCAGCACGCACCAGTGACGTCTCTGCCATCAAGAAGCTGGTGGCGCCGCTGGCAGAGGAGCGCATCCTGATGGCGAAGGAAACGGTGGCGTACTACGAGAGCCTCCAGGAGTTCCGCATCGCCGAGTCCAGCGACGGCGACGTGATCGGCTGCGGCGCCCTGCACGTGATGTGGGAGGACCTCGCAGAGATCCGCACCCTCGCAGCTTCGGGGCAATGGCGCGGCAAAGGGGTGGGGCACGTCCTGGTGGAAAGCCTGCTGGAGGAAGCCCGTGCCCTTGGTGTGGCCAGGGTCTTCTGCCTCACGTTCGAGGTGGACTTCTTCAAGCGCCACGGTTTCGAAGTGATGGCGGACCAGTCCGCGGTGGACCCTGAAGTGTACTCGGAGCTGCTGCGCTCCCACGACGAAGGTGTGGCGGAATTCCTGGATCTGGCACGGGTCAAGCCCAATACCCTGGGCAATACGCGGATGATCCGCACCCTCTAG
- a CDS encoding alpha/beta fold hydrolase, producing the protein MKERVLPTHDGGRLALYSYGSEDAPGEKRVLLIGGAFLTALIYRPFSIALAKGLGDGWAVDVYDRRGRGNSSEQPADYSMATEIQDVRTVLTATSARNILGHSLGGSVALNAVQEFTGTAFVPDKLAVYDAAVNIDGSIDTAWLDGFEDAVNNGRMGHALAHMKKATSPGSVMARIPEPVLAGLMALLSRTKVNKMFRQVMPSGVGELRAAYDEKDHARDFSVLPAGTHFMAGGKSPSYYRVTAERLHAAVPGSTYQLSPKGFHGSIPAAVKELVADIAAYFRGGTPDGEHRADAAEVSPVRRG; encoded by the coding sequence GTGAAAGAACGGGTACTTCCAACGCACGACGGCGGCAGGCTGGCTTTGTACAGTTACGGCTCCGAGGATGCGCCGGGCGAAAAAAGGGTGCTGCTGATTGGCGGCGCGTTCCTCACGGCCCTGATCTACCGCCCGTTCTCCATTGCACTGGCGAAAGGCCTGGGAGATGGCTGGGCGGTCGATGTCTATGACCGCAGGGGCCGGGGAAACTCGTCCGAACAGCCGGCGGACTACTCCATGGCCACCGAGATCCAGGATGTCCGGACTGTGCTCACTGCCACAAGCGCACGCAACATCCTGGGCCACAGCCTGGGCGGATCGGTGGCCCTCAATGCGGTGCAGGAGTTCACCGGGACCGCATTCGTCCCGGACAAGCTTGCGGTGTACGACGCCGCTGTGAACATCGATGGCAGCATCGACACCGCGTGGCTGGATGGATTCGAGGACGCGGTCAACAACGGCAGGATGGGCCACGCGCTGGCGCACATGAAGAAGGCCACGAGCCCCGGTTCAGTCATGGCCAGGATCCCCGAACCGGTGCTGGCGGGCCTGATGGCCCTGTTGTCCCGGACCAAGGTCAACAAGATGTTCCGCCAGGTCATGCCCAGCGGGGTGGGCGAGCTCAGGGCAGCGTACGACGAAAAGGATCACGCCCGGGACTTCAGCGTGCTGCCCGCCGGCACCCATTTCATGGCAGGCGGAAAAAGCCCAAGCTATTACAGGGTGACGGCCGAGCGGCTGCACGCTGCCGTCCCGGGCAGCACCTACCAGCTCTCCCCCAAGGGCTTCCACGGGTCCATTCCAGCAGCGGTCAAGGAGCTGGTGGCGGACATCGCGGCGTACTTCAGGGGAGGGACTCCGGACGGGGAGCACCGCGCGGATGCTGCTGAGGTCAGCCCCGTTCGCCGCGGCTGA
- a CDS encoding A/G-specific adenine glycosylase — MDTQTSTAAAGTPTGLADRESLHYRINSWFDGIARDLPWRKPDCPAWGVLVSEIMLQQTPVVRVLPVWHEWLKRWPTPAGLAGEPAGEAVRSWGRLGYPRRALRLHAAATAIVRDHGGQVPDTYAELLALPGVGSYTAAAVAAFAYGRRETVVDTNIRRVHARLVTGVALPAPTLTAAEMRLAAALLPDDDETSVRWNAAVMELGALVCTARAPKCAACPVKDSCAWLAAGEPPPSYVPKGQAWHGTDRQVRGAVLAVLRLAESPVPPDMFQREPADLGFTPEGVGVPLAALHRLNSAPEQLERALAGLLADGLAEMHDGGYRLPA; from the coding sequence ATCGACACTCAAACCTCCACCGCCGCCGCGGGCACTCCCACGGGCCTCGCAGACCGGGAGTCGCTCCATTACCGGATCAACTCCTGGTTCGACGGCATCGCCCGCGACCTGCCGTGGCGTAAGCCTGACTGCCCCGCCTGGGGTGTGCTGGTCAGCGAGATCATGCTGCAGCAGACACCCGTGGTCCGGGTCCTCCCCGTCTGGCACGAGTGGCTCAAGCGCTGGCCCACCCCGGCCGGGCTGGCCGGCGAACCGGCAGGGGAAGCGGTACGTTCGTGGGGCAGGCTGGGGTACCCCCGGCGGGCTCTCCGGCTGCACGCCGCGGCCACCGCCATTGTCCGGGACCACGGCGGCCAGGTCCCGGATACCTACGCGGAGCTGCTGGCCCTGCCCGGGGTGGGCAGCTACACGGCAGCGGCAGTGGCGGCCTTCGCTTATGGCCGCCGCGAAACGGTGGTGGACACCAACATCCGCCGGGTGCACGCCCGGCTGGTCACCGGTGTTGCCCTTCCCGCGCCCACGCTGACCGCGGCGGAGATGCGCCTGGCCGCAGCCCTGTTGCCGGACGACGACGAAACCTCCGTGCGCTGGAACGCTGCGGTCATGGAACTGGGGGCGCTGGTGTGCACGGCCCGGGCGCCCAAGTGCGCTGCCTGCCCGGTGAAAGACTCCTGTGCCTGGCTCGCGGCGGGTGAGCCCCCGCCGTCGTACGTTCCCAAAGGCCAGGCGTGGCACGGGACCGACCGCCAGGTGCGCGGTGCAGTCCTGGCTGTGCTGCGGCTGGCGGAATCTCCCGTGCCGCCGGACATGTTCCAGCGCGAGCCTGCCGATCTTGGCTTTACCCCGGAAGGAGTCGGCGTGCCCCTGGCCGCGCTGCACCGGCTCAACTCCGCTCCCGAGCAGCTGGAGCGGGCGCTGGCCGGGCTGCTGGCGGACGGGCTGGCCGAGATGCACGACGGCGGCTACCGGCTCCCAGCCTGA
- the dhaK gene encoding dihydroxyacetone kinase subunit DhaK, with product MKKLINDPKSVVQEAVQGFGLAHAGLVTVSEDPVYITRKDAPVAGKVGLVSGGGSGHEPLHAGYVGQGMLDAAVPGAVFTSPTPDQILPATLAVNSGAGVVHIVKNYTGDVLNFETAAELAEAEGVSVRTVLVNDDVAVEDSLYTAGRRGVGGTVLVEKIAGAAAERGDGLDAVAAIGERVNANVRTMGVALSACTVPHAGTPSFDLAEDEIEIGIGIHGEPGRHRIPMENADSITNRLLEPVLADLKISSGDKVLLFVNGMGGTPLSELYIVYRRAVQVLADAGATVERSLVGNYITALEMQGCSISVLRLDDELTELWDAPVHTAALRWGV from the coding sequence ATGAAGAAACTCATCAACGATCCAAAGTCCGTTGTCCAGGAAGCTGTCCAGGGGTTTGGCCTGGCGCACGCCGGACTGGTCACGGTCAGCGAAGACCCCGTGTACATCACCCGCAAAGACGCGCCGGTGGCAGGCAAGGTGGGGCTGGTTTCCGGCGGTGGCAGCGGTCATGAGCCCCTGCACGCAGGGTACGTGGGGCAGGGAATGCTCGACGCCGCCGTGCCGGGGGCGGTGTTCACCTCACCTACGCCGGACCAGATCCTTCCCGCCACCCTCGCAGTCAACTCAGGGGCCGGCGTGGTCCACATCGTCAAGAATTACACCGGCGACGTCCTGAACTTTGAGACGGCGGCCGAACTGGCCGAGGCCGAGGGCGTCAGCGTCCGCACCGTACTGGTCAATGACGACGTCGCCGTGGAGGATTCCCTCTACACAGCCGGCCGCCGCGGGGTGGGCGGCACCGTGCTGGTGGAGAAAATTGCGGGGGCCGCCGCCGAACGTGGTGACGGCCTGGACGCCGTTGCCGCCATCGGTGAACGGGTCAACGCCAATGTCAGGACTATGGGCGTGGCACTGTCCGCCTGCACCGTTCCTCATGCCGGCACGCCGAGTTTCGACCTCGCCGAGGATGAGATCGAGATCGGCATCGGTATCCACGGCGAGCCGGGCAGGCACCGCATTCCCATGGAAAACGCGGACAGCATCACCAACCGCCTGCTGGAACCGGTCCTGGCTGACCTGAAGATCAGCTCCGGGGACAAGGTGCTGCTTTTCGTCAATGGCATGGGCGGCACCCCGCTGAGCGAGCTTTATATCGTGTACCGGCGTGCCGTGCAGGTGCTCGCCGACGCAGGTGCCACGGTGGAACGCTCACTGGTGGGCAACTACATCACGGCGCTGGAGATGCAGGGCTGCTCCATTTCGGTTCTCCGCCTGGACGACGAGCTCACGGAACTGTGGGACGCGCCCGTGCACACCGCCGCGCTGCGTTGGGGCGTGTGA